TCGTCGAGAAGCATTGCGATCCCGCCCATCCCGCGCCGCTGGCCGGCAACTCGATCGCCACCGACCGCGCCTTCATCCGCGCCCAGATGCCGGCACTCGACGCGGCGCTGCACTACCGCATGATCGACGTCTCCACCATCAAAGAGCTCGCGCGCCGCTGGTTCCCCAAGGCTTACTACCAGCAGCCCAAGAAGGGCCTCGCGCACCGGGCGCTGGCGGACATCGTAGAATCCATCCGCGAGCTCGACTACTACCGGCGTTCCGTCTTCGTCGCCGCGCCCGGCCCCACCACCGAGGAGGCCGGGTCTTTCGCCGCGGAGGCGACCGACGCCTACCAGCGGTTTTTGTAAAAATACACCGCCGTACTAAGGTAGAGTCCGCTGCCAAAAAGCAGCGATGGTGGCTGTAGTTCAGCTGGTAGAGCACCAGGTTGTGATCCTGGGTGTCGCGGGTTCGATCCCCGTCAGCCACCCCGACGGCACGCCCCTCACCGATCTCGTTGGTGGGGGGCGTCGCGCTTTCCGCGTTACCGCAGTTCAAAACCGGGTTAAACGACAAGTTTTGTGTTTTTGTCGTTTAACCCGTGGTCGACGTCAACGCATTTCGAAGCTCCACGACCAAGGGTTTTGCTGCCAGACTTTCGCTAAGGTCAACCGTAGTCGACGTCAACGCGTCAAGCCTACGCAACCTGGGGATGTACCCCCATAGAATCCTTGCCCCCTCGAAACCTACGCCCCGGCGCTGACGTCGACGGCCTCGAGCGCCGCATCCGCCAGCGCCACCTCGCGTTCCCCGGCGCGCACCAGCCTCATCCCGGCAAAGCGCGTGCCGGTCATCCGCACGCCCACGCCGGGGCGGATGCCCACCTCGGCGAGGTAGCGCAGCAGCTCGGCGTCGGAGTCGTTGATGCGCTCGACCACGCCGGTTGCGTCCTCGGGCAGGGAGGCGAGCGTTTGCACCTGGAGCGCCTCGATCTCGCCGGTGGCGGTGGGGATGGGGTCGCCGTGCGGGTCGCGGGTGGGGTGGCCGAGGAGGGCGTCGATACGCGCGATGAAGGTCTCGGAGACGGCGTGCTCGAGCTGGTCTGCTTCCTCGTGGACCTCATCCCAGCTGTAGCCGAGCTGCTCGACGAGGTAGGTCTCGATGAGCCGGTGGCGGCGCACCATGACCAGCGCGACCTCCCTGCCCTTCTCCGTCAGCGAAATCCCGGAGTACGGCTCGTGCGCGAGCAGCCCCTTCTCCGCCAGCCGCTTGACGCCCTCGGTGGTGGTGGAGGCGCGCTGGCCCATGCGCCCGGCGATGACGCCCATCGTGGCGGGCGCGCCGGTGCGCTCGGTGAGGTCGAAGACGACCTTGAGGTAGTCCTGTGTCTTGAAGGGCAGCGCGGAAACGTCCATAGGAGAAATCCTAGGTCAGCCGCCGCACCCCCAGCGAGGCCACGTACACCACTCCGGACCACAGCGCGATCATCCCCCCAGCCGATAGGTCCCACCAGTGGGCGCTGGCCAGCCCCAACAGCCCGAGGGCGAAGCCGACCAGCGGCGAGCCCCACAGCAGCGCGCCCGGGGTGCGCACCCAGGGCCGCAGGATCGCCGGCGGGGCCGCGAGTAGCGCGATCGAGACGATGGTGCCCACCGCCGGAATCGCCACCACGATGCCGAGGCAGACGAGGACGAGCACGAGGGCGTCGTAGAGCCTGTGAGCGCCTATCGACGCCCGGAAGAGCGCCGCGGAAAACCCCAGCGACACCAGCCGCGGACCCGCCCACCAGCAGGCCCCCGCCGCCAGCGCCAACACCACGCCGGCGGCGGCCACGTCGGCGGCGTTGGCCGTGAGCACCGAGCCGGTGAGGAAGGACTCCACCCGCACCGGCAGGGGCGCAAACCACGTGGCCGCAAAGTAGCCCAGGCCGAACCCGGAGGACAGCACGATCCCCGCGGCCGCCTGACTGGAAATGCCGGGCAGGCGCACCAGCGCCGCCATCACCGCCGCCAGCGCGAGGCACCCGGCGAGCGCGCCGGCGAAGATCAGCTCAGTGACGTGACCGGGTGCAAGCGCGGCCCCGGCCACCACGCCGAGCACCGCGCCGGGGAACGCGGCGTGGGAGACGGCCTCGGCGAAGAAGATCCGCCGGTGCATGAGCGCCAACGCGCCGATCAGACCGGTCGCTGCGCCGACGAGCACGACCTCCCACACCGCGAGCTGGTTGAGCTGCCACCACGTCACCGTGCCGGTTGCCGCGTTACCCACCGCGCACCCCCTCTCAGCGCAGCGACGAGGAGGAACCCGCCGAGCAGCACCATGACCACGCAGGCCTGGGGCGAGACCGGGCGCGCGATGGGCTGCGCCACCACCCACATTCCCGCCACCCCGGCGGACACCCCGAAGGTGCTGGCCATCACCGCCATCGCCTCCGTCGAGGGGGTCACCAGCCGCGCGGCAGCGGCGGGGATGACCACGAAGCCCACCACCAAGAGCACCCCGACGGCCGAGGCGCCGGCCACCACCGTGGCCGCAACCGCCGCGTTGAGCAGGGCGTCCTGGCGCCCCACTTTGATCCCCGCGGCGCGGGCGGCGGTCCTGTCGAAGGCGACCGCTACCTGCCTGGGCCAGGCCGACCAGACGAGCGCGAGGGCCACCGCGCAGGCGATGAGCGCGTGCGTGAAGCGGGCGTCGGTAAGCTCAAGCAACCGGCCGAACATGAGGGCCTCGAGCTGGCCGGATTTGTCCGAGTGCGCCAGCGAGATCACCATGCCGGCGGCGTAGAAGCTGGCCAGCACGATGGCGGTGCCCGCCTCCTCCAGCGCCCCGCCCCGGCGCGCCAGAACCGTCAGCACGGCCGCGGCGACCGCGCCAACAACCGCGCCGCCGGGCACGATGCCGTCGAGGCCCGCGACGATAAAGCCCACGACGATGCCGGGGAACACGGCGTGCGAGATCGCCTCCGCCGAAAACTCCGCGCGGCGCAGGTTCACTAAGGTGCCCACGGCCCCGGCGCACGCGCCCAGGGCGACGAGCATGATCAGCGGGCGCAGTAGGTAGGGGGTGACCATGAGGCTCACCGGCGGATCCCCCCATCGGCGACGGTGAGGGTCCGGTCGCAGGTGTCCTCGGACAGGCGCAGGTCGTGGGTGGTCAGCAGCACCGCCAGGCCCTGCGCCTTGAGCTCGAGGACGATCTCGACGAGCCGGTCGCGGCTGGGGGCGTCGAGGCCGTTGAAGGGTTCGTCGAGAAGCACAGCCTTCGGGCGCGCCACGAGGGCGCGCGCCAGCAAGACTCGCTGGCGCTGCCCGCCGCTCATGTCGCCGAAGCGCACCCGGGCGCGCTCCGCCAAGCCCACCCCGGCGAGCGCCTCCCGGCACAGCGCCTTGCCCGACCGGCCAAGGCGCTGGAACGGGGAAAGCTGCGGCACGAGGCCCAGACCCACCACAGCCTCGGCGGTGATGGGAAACTCCGGCGCGGCGTCCGAGTGCTGTGGCACGTAACCCACCTCCCCGTCGACCCTGACCTCGCCTCTCAGCACGTCCGACAGCCCGAGCGCGGCCTTCAGCAGCGTGGATTTCCCCGCGCCGTTTCCGCCAAGCAAAGCCACAGCCTCGCCCGGGCCGACCGTGAAAGTGACACCGCGCACGACCGGGGAGCGCCCGTAGCCGACGGTTGCGTCCACGTAAGCGAGCGTCACGGCTATGCGCCCCTCAGTGTCTCCGGCAGCGGGGCGGGCTCGCCGCCCCAGGCGGTGACGAGGGCGGTCACGTTGTGCACGATGGAGCCGACGTAGGTCTCCCCGTGCGTGCCCGCGGGCCCGAGGGAATCCCCGTACAGGGCGTCCTCGCCCGTGACCACCTCGACGCCCGCGGCGCGCGCGATGGCCTCGATGGACTTGGCGTTGTTGGAGTTCTCCGCGAAGATGACCTTCGCGTTCGACTCGCGCACCTGCTCCACGCCCTCGCGGATGTGCTCGGCGGTCGCGTCCTGCTGCGCGTTGAAGTCGGACAGGGCGGAGCCGATGAAGTCGACGTCGTAGTCGCGGGCGAAGTAGCCGAACGCGTCGTGGGAGGTAAACAGCACGCGGTCCTCGCGCGGGACGGTGGAGATGCTCTGGCTCACCCAGACGTCGAGGTCTTTCAACTGCTCCAGGTAGCCCTCCGCGCGTTGCCCCCACGTACCCGAGGTGCCGGCGGCTTTGTCCAGGCTGGCTGCGATGTTGCGCACCTGCACGGTAGCGCCGCGCGGGGAGGTCCACACGTGCGGGTCGTGGGCGAACTCCTCCTCCTCGCCAGGTTCGGGCTCGAAGGGCCAGGGGGCGATGTCCGCGCTGTGCTCGCCCTCGTCAACGGTGTAGCGGTCCCCGCCGGGCGCCTCACTAAGTGCCGCGCCGGAGCCGAGAAAGCCCGAGGTCACAGCCATCGTTCCCGCAAACCCCGAGGCCTCAACCGCTTGGTCGAGGAAGTGCTCGAGGTCGACGCCGTTGACGAAGAGGAGGTCGGCCTGGCCGAGCGCCTCCATCTGGCGGCTCGTCATCTCGTGGTCGTGGGCGGAGGCGTTGGGGGCGAGCAAGCAGGTGAGCTCGAGGGTGTCGGGGCCTTCGCCCGTCGTTTCCGTCGCGCCCTGCGCGTCGGTCTTGACCAGCTGGGCGCCCTGGGCGCCCTCGGCGATGCGGGTGATGTAGTCGCAGATCTGCGTGGTAGTGGCCACGGCCTTGACGTTGCCGTCCGCTCCTGAGGCGTTGGCTGTACGGGCAGGGTCGTTGCCGGGCGCGGAGCACGCTCCGAGCGCGCCCGCGAGGGCGACGACAGTGCACAGGGTTGTGGTGCGCATGGGGGTTTCCTTTTCGGGCCGGGGGCGCGTTGCCCCGCTAACAGGTACAGGGGCACCCTAACACGTCATCTGCGCATTTATGAACTATAGTGTTCATCGTGTTGAACTACGCTGGACGCGGGAGCAGGCCCGCGGCGGGCGCGGACACCCTAAGGCAGCTCGGGGTTACCGGCCTCCCACTTCTCCCACGGGATGTTCCAGTAGCCGAGGCCGTCCGTGCCGCTGAGCGTGCCGCCGTAAGTATTGACAACTTCGACGGGGTCACCCCGCTTCGTGTTCTGCATGAACCAGCCGGCGTCCTCCGGGCTGGCGTTGATGCAGCCGTGGGACTGGTTCGCCGCACCCATCGCCCACATCGCCCACGGCGCCGAGTGGACGTAGATACCGGAGTAGGACAGCTGCGTCGCGCTGTTGACCGGGGTGACGTAACCGCCGGAATCCAAGCCAAGACCGAAGGAGCGCGAGTCCATCACCAGCGCGTCGTGCTGGTCGCCGACCACGTAGGTGCCGTTCGGGGTGTCCCACATGCCGTCGGTACCCAGCGAAATCGGAAACGACCGGACCGTTTCGCCGTTGCGGGTCACCGTCAGGGTCTTCGTCGCGTTGTCCACGTGCGTGATCACCTCGTCGCCGATGGTGAAGCTCGTCTCCGCGTCCTCCGCGCCGTAGACCCCGCCGCCGAGGTCCGCGCCGTACAGGTCAGCCGTCACGCTCACGGTCGTGCCCGGCTCCCAGTAGTCCTTCGGGCGCCAGCGCAGCTCGTAGGGGTCGATCCAGTAGAAGTCGCCCTCCGTGTCGTTCGAGGTGGTGACCGTGATCTGTTCCTCCACGGCGGCGCGGTCCTCGGGAGCGGCGGAGAAGCGGAACGTCACCGCCTGCCCCACCCCAACGGTCGAGCCGTCCAGCGGGCCGAGGGCGGCGTAGGCCTGCACCGCCGGTGTGACCGTGGTGAACGTGGTGTCAATGGCGTTACCCGCCCTGTCGGCCCCCGTGAATGTGTACGTGCGCCCGTAACCGAGCTCCTCCGTCGTGTGCCACTGGGTCATGTCCTCGTTGAACTCACCCTGCACGCGCTTGCCGGCGTCGTTGGTCAGCATGAGCGAGCTCAGCCCGGCCTCGGCGCTCACCTCCACCGGATCCAGCGGGGCGACGTCGGTCGCGCCGTCCCTGACCGACACGCTCGGCTTCGCCTCCCGCTGGGGCGTCTGCGTCGTCGTGGGCGCCGACGTTTCTGCCCCGTCGGCCACCTCAGCGTTACCCGCCGAGCACCCCGCCAGCGCCAAACCTGCGACAAGCGCAACCGCGGCCAGACCCCGTCGTGCGCCCCGTGCCTTCTTCAAAGTGTGTATCCTCACTGCACCCTTACCGGACCCCATCAGGCCCTCCGATGGACCATCCAATCCATCTTATCGCGCCGCTGCACTAAGTCCTAGTTTCCGACCACGGCGGCGATTCCCCCCAGAAAGACGCCGCCACCAGCCGATTTCACGCCCCGCGGAGAGTGGTGTTATATTCTTCTTCGTTGCCCACACGGCACGGATAACACCATAAGCGCTACTAGCTCAAGTGGTAGAGCAACTGACTCTTAATCAGTGGGTTCGGGGTTCGAGTCCCTGGTGGCGCACCGCACTACCCCCGTCGGGTTCATTCCCGGCGGGGGTTTCGCCTGTCACGCCCCCGCACGCTTTCATTAGACTGGCACGACATGAAGACAGCACTGCTTATCGTAGATGTCCAGAACGATTTCTGCCCGGGCGGCGCGCTTGCCACCGACCGCGGCGACGAAGTGGCCGCCAAGATCGCCGAGCTCATCTCCACCCCGGACAGCCGCTCGCGCGAGTACTCCCACATCCTGGCCACCCAGGACTGGCACATCGACCCGGGCTCGCACTTTTCCGACTCGCCCGACTTCCAGGACTCCTGGCCCGTCCACTGCGTCGCAGATTCGCACGGCGCCGAGATCAAGGGGACCATCGACACATCGCTTATCGACGTCTTCTTCCGCAAAGGCGAATACTCCGCCGCCTACTCCGGCTTCGAGGCCTCGGCCGAGGGCGTGGGGCTGGCCGATTGGCTGCGCCGCCACGACGTCGACTCCCTCGATGTCTGCGGCATCGCCACGGACCACTGCGTGCGCGCCACAGTGCTCGACGCCGTGCGCGAGGGCTTTACCGTGCGCGTTCTGCGCAACATGTGCTCGCCTGTCGACGACCACAACGGCGTGCGCGCCCTCGAGGAGATGGCGGAGGCCGGGGCCGAGTTGACCTAAGCCCCCGACCGGGAAACCCGAGCGGGG
This is a stretch of genomic DNA from Corynebacterium auris. It encodes these proteins:
- the orn gene encoding oligoribonuclease; the encoded protein is MDVPAKNDRIVWVDLEMTGLDPARHVIVEVAALVTDAELNILDEGVDLVVHATEAELAEMDDVVTAMHSENGLLDDITASTTTIEEAEKAVLGLVEKHCDPAHPAPLAGNSIATDRAFIRAQMPALDAALHYRMIDVSTIKELARRWFPKAYYQQPKKGLAHRALADIVESIRELDYYRRSVFVAAPGPTTEEAGSFAAEATDAYQRFL
- a CDS encoding metal-dependent transcriptional regulator; its protein translation is MDVSALPFKTQDYLKVVFDLTERTGAPATMGVIAGRMGQRASTTTEGVKRLAEKGLLAHEPYSGISLTEKGREVALVMVRRHRLIETYLVEQLGYSWDEVHEEADQLEHAVSETFIARIDALLGHPTRDPHGDPIPTATGEIEALQVQTLASLPEDATGVVERINDSDAELLRYLAEVGIRPGVGVRMTGTRFAGMRLVRAGEREVALADAALEAVDVSAGA
- a CDS encoding metal ABC transporter permease → MGNAATGTVTWWQLNQLAVWEVVLVGAATGLIGALALMHRRIFFAEAVSHAAFPGAVLGVVAGAALAPGHVTELIFAGALAGCLALAAVMAALVRLPGISSQAAAGIVLSSGFGLGYFAATWFAPLPVRVESFLTGSVLTANAADVAAAGVVLALAAGACWWAGPRLVSLGFSAALFRASIGAHRLYDALVLVLVCLGIVVAIPAVGTIVSIALLAAPPAILRPWVRTPGALLWGSPLVGFALGLLGLASAHWWDLSAGGMIALWSGVVYVASLGVRRLT
- a CDS encoding metal ABC transporter permease, with the translated sequence MVTPYLLRPLIMLVALGACAGAVGTLVNLRRAEFSAEAISHAVFPGIVVGFIVAGLDGIVPGGAVVGAVAAAVLTVLARRGGALEEAGTAIVLASFYAAGMVISLAHSDKSGQLEALMFGRLLELTDARFTHALIACAVALALVWSAWPRQVAVAFDRTAARAAGIKVGRQDALLNAAVAATVVAGASAVGVLLVVGFVVIPAAAARLVTPSTEAMAVMASTFGVSAGVAGMWVVAQPIARPVSPQACVVMVLLGGFLLVAALRGGARWVTRQPAR
- a CDS encoding metal ABC transporter ATP-binding protein; this translates as MTLAYVDATVGYGRSPVVRGVTFTVGPGEAVALLGGNGAGKSTLLKAALGLSDVLRGEVRVDGEVGYVPQHSDAAPEFPITAEAVVGLGLVPQLSPFQRLGRSGKALCREALAGVGLAERARVRFGDMSGGQRQRVLLARALVARPKAVLLDEPFNGLDAPSRDRLVEIVLELKAQGLAVLLTTHDLRLSEDTCDRTLTVADGGIRR
- a CDS encoding metal ABC transporter substrate-binding protein; translated protein: MRTTTLCTVVALAGALGACSAPGNDPARTANASGADGNVKAVATTTQICDYITRIAEGAQGAQLVKTDAQGATETTGEGPDTLELTCLLAPNASAHDHEMTSRQMEALGQADLLFVNGVDLEHFLDQAVEASGFAGTMAVTSGFLGSGAALSEAPGGDRYTVDEGEHSADIAPWPFEPEPGEEEEFAHDPHVWTSPRGATVQVRNIAASLDKAAGTSGTWGQRAEGYLEQLKDLDVWVSQSISTVPREDRVLFTSHDAFGYFARDYDVDFIGSALSDFNAQQDATAEHIREGVEQVRESNAKVIFAENSNNAKSIEAIARAAGVEVVTGEDALYGDSLGPAGTHGETYVGSIVHNVTALVTAWGGEPAPLPETLRGA
- a CDS encoding L,D-transpeptidase — its product is MGSGKGAVRIHTLKKARGARRGLAAVALVAGLALAGCSAGNAEVADGAETSAPTTTQTPQREAKPSVSVRDGATDVAPLDPVEVSAEAGLSSLMLTNDAGKRVQGEFNEDMTQWHTTEELGYGRTYTFTGADRAGNAIDTTFTTVTPAVQAYAALGPLDGSTVGVGQAVTFRFSAAPEDRAAVEEQITVTTSNDTEGDFYWIDPYELRWRPKDYWEPGTTVSVTADLYGADLGGGVYGAEDAETSFTIGDEVITHVDNATKTLTVTRNGETVRSFPISLGTDGMWDTPNGTYVVGDQHDALVMDSRSFGLGLDSGGYVTPVNSATQLSYSGIYVHSAPWAMWAMGAANQSHGCINASPEDAGWFMQNTKRGDPVEVVNTYGGTLSGTDGLGYWNIPWEKWEAGNPELP
- a CDS encoding nicotinamidase yields the protein MKTALLIVDVQNDFCPGGALATDRGDEVAAKIAELISTPDSRSREYSHILATQDWHIDPGSHFSDSPDFQDSWPVHCVADSHGAEIKGTIDTSLIDVFFRKGEYSAAYSGFEASAEGVGLADWLRRHDVDSLDVCGIATDHCVRATVLDAVREGFTVRVLRNMCSPVDDHNGVRALEEMAEAGAELT